Part of the Pseudoalteromonas sp. Scap06 genome is shown below.
ATACTTCTAATGTCAAAATTTAAAGGCTCATCTTGCAACTCGGTAGCGCAACATAATAAAGCATCAGCAAGTTTTCCCTCGCGAATTAAACTGTGTATTTTTTTCATGATTATTCCTTTATTTTATGATGAGGACTGAGCTCTGTTATTAACTTAATACTCGAGACCATTTGGTCTAACTGAAAGTGGGGCTGTAACTGCAAAACCGAAAAGTAATGCCCCGGGTTTGCTTTATTTTCACTTACTTTTATTTTTGCATTACTCAGTGGATATTTGCTTCTGATATGCTCAGACGCGGAGTCTGACGCAGTTGTGTAGTTATTTATCCACGCTTGTAAGTCTCTTTCACAGGCCTGTGCTGTGCTGTAAGACCCGACACGATCGCGGGCTAATAATTTTAAATAGTGCGCAAAGCGCGATACACACAAAATGTATTGCAACATAGACGATAGGCGCGCATTGATATTGGCAGCACTTGAGTCGTAATTTTTTGTTTTTTGAACCGATGCATTACTGTAAAAAACAATATGCTCCGTATTTGTAACCGAAGAAGCTGGGATAAAACCGAGCTCAGAAAATTGCTTTTCAAACTTACTGGTTACTAATAAATCAAGTGGCGGCTTTGCCTCTTTTTGATAGGTATCGTTTGCAAAGCTATCACGAGCAAGCCCTGTTACTAATCCCTTAGAAACTTTGCCTGGCTCTATACCACGAATGTGACCAAACCAACCGCTGTCGCAGTAAGCTCTAATTATTGTTGATACAAACTGATACGCTGCACTGCCCCATAACATATCTGTTTCTGGATTTTTTATTTGTTCTTTGAAGTAAAAATCTTGATGGCGTTTGCCATCATTAACATAAGGCGGCCTAACTAACACATGAGGCAACGTAAAACCCATAAAGCGCGCTTCTTCCATTTTTCTAAAACTTTGCCATTTTATATATTCAGGTTGTTCAAACTGGTTAAATAAATCAGAGTAATAACCTAAATCAGAAAAGCTATCAGCACCAAATAAATTAGCCGAAGCCGAACATATAAAAGGAGAAAATGCAGCCGCTGCCGTTCTTGATACCTCTTTTATAGTATCAATATCATTGTAAA
Proteins encoded:
- the tssC gene encoding type VI secretion system contractile sheath large subunit, encoding MNHEEFSFINQDFTFQQKSQSRISDNDALLDRFLNEKNLDKALLLWLEGSSDSPLSWNKESLSPYLQRVIIELDQLISSQLNHIIHADSFQRLEASWRNLWWLLLQTEQQDKEKKVKVKLLNCDWSTLSKDVNKAIDFDQSMFFQLLYQNEFDSAGGEPFGIVIGDYEISNGCSAGTIYNDIDTIKEVSRTAAAAFSPFICSASANLFGADSFSDLGYYSDLFNQFEQPEYIKWQSFRKMEEARFMGFTLPHVLVRPPYVNDGKRHQDFYFKEQIKNPETDMLWGSAAYQFVSTIIRAYCDSGWFGHIRGIEPGKVSKGLVTGLARDSFANDTYQKEAKPPLDLLVTSKFEKQFSELGFIPASSVTNTEHIVFYSNASVQKTKNYDSSAANINARLSSMLQYILCVSRFAHYLKLLARDRVGSYSTAQACERDLQAWINNYTTASDSASEHIRSKYPLSNAKIKVSENKANPGHYFSVLQLQPHFQLDQMVSSIKLITELSPHHKIKE